One segment of Carassius auratus strain Wakin chromosome 2, ASM336829v1, whole genome shotgun sequence DNA contains the following:
- the LOC113115463 gene encoding protein phosphatase 1 regulatory subunit 7-like: MATLSVVEPQEMEVDRRGESEESGDDEAKRKSLNGEVESLQTPSTVPEESPVDMDTITLDPDEEDVDLVHCRIGKIEGLQVLRKAKTISLRQNLIKCIENLDSLVSLRELDLYDNQIRKLENLQALTELEQLDVSFNLLRKIEGLECLTKIKKLFLLHNKIASIANLDQLTSLQMLELGSNRIRVIENLDSLTTLESLFLGTNKISQLQNLDGLHNLMVLSIQSNRITKLEGLQNLVNLRELYLSHNGIEVIEGLENNKKLTTLDIAANRIKKIENISHLTELKEFWMNDNQIHNWADLDELKNAKGLDTVYLERNPLQKDPQYRRKIMLALPSVRQIDATFIHF; this comes from the exons ATGGCTACTTTGTCTGTCGTAGAGCCTCAAGAGATGGAAG TTGACAGGAGGGGTGAGTCTGAGGAATCTGGTGATGATGAGGCCAAGAGGAAGAGTCTCAATGGAGAAGTTGAGTCCCTGCAAACCCCCTCGACTG TACCCGAGGAGTCACCTGTTGACATGGACACCATAACCTTAGACCCAGATGAAGAG GATGTGGATCTGGTCCACTGCCGCATTGGGAAGATTGAGGGGCTGCAGGTTCTTCGGAAGGCAAAG ACAATTTCTCTTAGGCAAAACCTCATCAAATGCATTGAGAACTTGGACAGCCTTGTCTCACTGAGGGAACTGGATCTTTATGACAACCAGATCCGCAAACTAGAGAATCTTCAGGCCCTAACAGAGCTCGA GCAGCTAGATGTATCGTTCAACTTACTGAGGAAGATTGAGGGATTGGAGTGTCTCACAAAAATCAAGAAACTCTTCCTGCTTCATAATAAGATTGCGAGCATCGCTAACCTCGATCAACTGACGAGCCTCCAGATGCTTGAGCTGGGCTCTAACCGCATCAGG GTTATTGAGAATCTGGATTCTCTTACTACTTTGGAGAGTTTGTTCCTCGGCACAAATAAAATCTCTCAGCTACAGAACCTTGATGGATTGCACAATCTCATGGTTCTCAGTATCCAG AGTAACCGCATCACGAAGTTGGAGGGACTCCAGAATCTTGTCAATCTGCGAGAGCTTTACTTGAGTCACAATGGCATTGAAGTCATTGAGGGCCTTGAGAACAAT aaaAAGCTGACAACTTTGGATATCGCTGCAAACAGGATAAAAAAGATTGAAAATATCAGCCATCTGactgaattaaaagaattttgG ATGAATGACAACCAAATTCATAACTGGGCAGACTTGGATGAACTCAAGAATGCCAAAGGTCTAGATACTGTCTACCTGGAGAGAAACCCTCTGCAGAAGGACCCTCAGTACAGACGCAAGATCATGTTGGCTCTTCCCAGTGTCAGGCAGATTGATGCCACCTTCATCCATTTCTGA
- the LOC113115453 gene encoding UBX domain-containing protein 7-like isoform X2, with product MLEACNNNLEMAVTMFLDGGGIAEEPSTSASSAGTSSSRPPPVEDDVRAPIPQKQDILVEPEPLFGVPKRRRPARSIFDGFRDFQTETMRQEQELRNGSAVDKKLSTLADLFRPPIELMHKGSFETAKDSGQLENKWLMINIQNVQDFACQCLNRDVWSNDAVRNIIREHFIFWQVYHDSEEGQRYIQFYKLNKFPYISILDPRTGQKMVEWNQLDVTSFLDQVTGFLSEHGQLEGQSSQPPAKRARSESLIDASEDSQLEAAIRASLQETHYESTQDKADSRSDDDSEAEPFSDSEGLISVDGSDNEAGGGEDSLDGHVSAEVAPPTRPDSPAHHRKSPHKELCHRKEESKKNHLEPVGLSHSQTGQDESQQMLGENHRSTSHQPSEPAGTSTADPDDNGPKARLMLRYPDGQREQIALSAKAKLMALVRHVQTKGFPNERFELVTNFPRRRLAHLDYDITLQDAGLCPQETVFVQERN from the exons ATGTTGGAAGCATGTAACAATAACCTAGAGATGGCTGTCACCATGTTTCTGGATGGAGGCGGCATCGCAGAGGAACCCAGCACAAGCGCCAGTTCAGCCGGGACGTCCAGCAGCAGACCCCCCCCTGTAGA AGATGATGTGCGAGCACCCATTCCTCAGAAGCAAGACATTCTGGTGGAGCCAGAGCCCTTGTTTGGAG TACCAAAGAGGCGTAGACCAGCACGATCAATCTTTGATGGATTTCGGGATTTCCAGACTGAAACCA TGCGACAGGAGCAGGAGTTGAGAAACGGAAGTGCAGTGGACAAGAAGCTGAGCACTCTAGCCGATCTGTTCCGTCCCCCCATTGAACTCATGCACAAAGGCAGCTTTGAGACG GCGAAAGACTCCGGTCAGCTTGAGAACAAATGGCTGATGATCAACATTCAGAATGTCCAGGATTTTGCCTGTCAGTGTCTAAACCGAGACGTGTGGAGCAATGATGCTGTGAGAAACATCATCAGAGAGCACTTCATATTCTGGCAG GTGTACCATGACAGCGAGGAAGGGCAGAGGTACATTCAGTTTTACAAGCTTAACAAGTTCCCCTATATTTCTATCTTGGACCCTCGTACAG GACAAAAGATGGTTGAGTGGAACCAGTTAGATGTGACCTCATTCCTGGATCAGGTCACAGGCTTCCTATCAGAGCATGGGCAGCTGGAAGGGCAGTCCAGTCAACCGCCGGCCAAGCGGGCTCGTTCT GAGAGTTTGATAGATGCCAGTGAGGACAGTCAGTTAGAGGCCGCTATCCGGGCCTCTCTTCAAGAAACACACTACGAGTCCACGCAGGACAAGGCAGACTCACGCTCAGATGATGATTCAGAAGCCGAGCCTTTCTCTGACAGCGAAGGCCTGATCTCAGTGGATGGCTCAGACAACGAGGCTGGTGGAGGGGAGGATTCTTTAGATGGACACGTCTCTGCAGAGGTAGCTCCTCCTACCAGGCCGGACAGCCCAGCCCATCACAGGAAGTCCCCACACAAAGAGCTGTGCCACAGGAAAGAGGAGAGTAAGAAGAACCACCTAGAGCCGGTTGGGCTCAGTCACAGTCAGACAGGACAAGATGAGTCCCAACAGATGCTGGGAGAAAACCACAGATCCACGTCACACCAGCCCTCAGAACCAGCCGGCACCAGCACAGCAGATCCAGACGACAACG GTCCAAAGGCCCGCTTAATGCTACGATACCCAGATGGCCAGAGAGAACAGATAGCACTGTCTGCTAAAGCTAAACTCATG GCACTGGTGAGACACGTTCAGACTAAGGGATTCCCCAACGAACGCTTCGAACTTGTCACCAACTTCCCCCGCCGAAGACTCGCTCACTTGGACTATGACATCACACTGCAGGATGCAGGACTGTGTCCGCAGGAGACTGTGTTTGTGCAGGAGAGGAATTAG
- the LOC113115453 gene encoding UBX domain-containing protein 7-like isoform X1, which yields MATLGDASAPGVNGLIQQFTAITGATESVGKHMLEACNNNLEMAVTMFLDGGGIAEEPSTSASSAGTSSSRPPPVEDDVRAPIPQKQDILVEPEPLFGVPKRRRPARSIFDGFRDFQTETMRQEQELRNGSAVDKKLSTLADLFRPPIELMHKGSFETAKDSGQLENKWLMINIQNVQDFACQCLNRDVWSNDAVRNIIREHFIFWQVYHDSEEGQRYIQFYKLNKFPYISILDPRTGQKMVEWNQLDVTSFLDQVTGFLSEHGQLEGQSSQPPAKRARSESLIDASEDSQLEAAIRASLQETHYESTQDKADSRSDDDSEAEPFSDSEGLISVDGSDNEAGGGEDSLDGHVSAEVAPPTRPDSPAHHRKSPHKELCHRKEESKKNHLEPVGLSHSQTGQDESQQMLGENHRSTSHQPSEPAGTSTADPDDNGPKARLMLRYPDGQREQIALSAKAKLMALVRHVQTKGFPNERFELVTNFPRRRLAHLDYDITLQDAGLCPQETVFVQERN from the exons ATGGCGACTCTCGGAGACGCATCAGCCCCGGGGGTTAATGGGTTAATACAACAGTTCACAGCCATAACTG GGGCCACAGAGAGTGTAGGGAAGCATATGTTGGAAGCATGTAACAATAACCTAGAGATGGCTGTCACCATGTTTCTGGATGGAGGCGGCATCGCAGAGGAACCCAGCACAAGCGCCAGTTCAGCCGGGACGTCCAGCAGCAGACCCCCCCCTGTAGA AGATGATGTGCGAGCACCCATTCCTCAGAAGCAAGACATTCTGGTGGAGCCAGAGCCCTTGTTTGGAG TACCAAAGAGGCGTAGACCAGCACGATCAATCTTTGATGGATTTCGGGATTTCCAGACTGAAACCA TGCGACAGGAGCAGGAGTTGAGAAACGGAAGTGCAGTGGACAAGAAGCTGAGCACTCTAGCCGATCTGTTCCGTCCCCCCATTGAACTCATGCACAAAGGCAGCTTTGAGACG GCGAAAGACTCCGGTCAGCTTGAGAACAAATGGCTGATGATCAACATTCAGAATGTCCAGGATTTTGCCTGTCAGTGTCTAAACCGAGACGTGTGGAGCAATGATGCTGTGAGAAACATCATCAGAGAGCACTTCATATTCTGGCAG GTGTACCATGACAGCGAGGAAGGGCAGAGGTACATTCAGTTTTACAAGCTTAACAAGTTCCCCTATATTTCTATCTTGGACCCTCGTACAG GACAAAAGATGGTTGAGTGGAACCAGTTAGATGTGACCTCATTCCTGGATCAGGTCACAGGCTTCCTATCAGAGCATGGGCAGCTGGAAGGGCAGTCCAGTCAACCGCCGGCCAAGCGGGCTCGTTCT GAGAGTTTGATAGATGCCAGTGAGGACAGTCAGTTAGAGGCCGCTATCCGGGCCTCTCTTCAAGAAACACACTACGAGTCCACGCAGGACAAGGCAGACTCACGCTCAGATGATGATTCAGAAGCCGAGCCTTTCTCTGACAGCGAAGGCCTGATCTCAGTGGATGGCTCAGACAACGAGGCTGGTGGAGGGGAGGATTCTTTAGATGGACACGTCTCTGCAGAGGTAGCTCCTCCTACCAGGCCGGACAGCCCAGCCCATCACAGGAAGTCCCCACACAAAGAGCTGTGCCACAGGAAAGAGGAGAGTAAGAAGAACCACCTAGAGCCGGTTGGGCTCAGTCACAGTCAGACAGGACAAGATGAGTCCCAACAGATGCTGGGAGAAAACCACAGATCCACGTCACACCAGCCCTCAGAACCAGCCGGCACCAGCACAGCAGATCCAGACGACAACG GTCCAAAGGCCCGCTTAATGCTACGATACCCAGATGGCCAGAGAGAACAGATAGCACTGTCTGCTAAAGCTAAACTCATG GCACTGGTGAGACACGTTCAGACTAAGGGATTCCCCAACGAACGCTTCGAACTTGTCACCAACTTCCCCCGCCGAAGACTCGCTCACTTGGACTATGACATCACACTGCAGGATGCAGGACTGTGTCCGCAGGAGACTGTGTTTGTGCAGGAGAGGAATTAG